One genomic region from Armatimonadota bacterium encodes:
- a CDS encoding Rieske 2Fe-2S domain-containing protein, whose amino-acid sequence MAEEQKAKDVNRRTFLQVVASIPALGALAAFAAPLLRYLKPNLDPGLGVPQGRFPPDLIEGDLPRGEPLPIARVEELSEPWSSKFFVFTQKYPQYTPEQARAFTVPGVAIKLPWKVRFPGYREGKEPTDIVVFSRICPHLGCIFNYVPDWREITAGYGGYMPPPERRHGLLGCPCHLSIYDPADRDLPGRVLSGPAPRPPRYFVYEVRNEVIVVTAVEPGGIA is encoded by the coding sequence ATGGCGGAGGAGCAGAAGGCAAAGGATGTCAACCGGCGGACCTTCCTGCAGGTGGTGGCCTCCATTCCCGCCCTCGGAGCCCTCGCGGCCTTCGCGGCACCGCTCCTGCGCTACCTCAAGCCAAATCTGGATCCTGGTCTCGGCGTGCCGCAGGGGAGGTTTCCGCCGGATCTGATCGAAGGGGACCTGCCGAGGGGGGAACCGCTCCCGATTGCCCGGGTGGAGGAGCTCTCAGAACCCTGGTCCAGCAAGTTCTTCGTGTTCACCCAGAAATACCCCCAGTACACCCCGGAGCAGGCGCGGGCCTTCACGGTACCGGGTGTGGCCATCAAGCTCCCGTGGAAGGTGCGCTTCCCAGGCTACCGGGAGGGGAAGGAACCCACGGACATCGTGGTCTTCTCCCGCATCTGTCCGCACCTGGGTTGCATCTTCAACTACGTGCCGGACTGGCGGGAGATCACGGCGGGGTACGGTGGCTACATGCCTCCTCCGGAGCGCCGGCACGGGCTGCTGGGCTGCCCGTGCCATCTCTCCATCTACGACCCCGCGGACCGGGACCTCCCGGGGCGGGTGCTCTCCGGACCCGCGCCGCGGCCTCCCCGCTACTTCGTCTATGAGGTCCGCAACGAGGTGATCGTGGTGACCGCGGTGGAGCCGGGAGGGATCGCCTAG
- a CDS encoding c-type cytochrome — protein sequence MNRPVAVRVLLLGLATVLLVGCQPFVRMAGPRGPAYEPLPRYVVRMGFMPRKPNADAGKRVYDARCAVCHGPQGRGDGPMARTLTAPEKNLYTDFLSFFRIRPRAEPLPSRPANFHNLDQMRLNTPFSMFETVARGRPHTAMPGFQHPAYGAVDGGTPRLSDQEIWNVVFWGWSRTTTRQQLQLGRRIYQQRCAECHGVLGDGKGPRAEEFRGLVWTWARGVGPGIFTDREWMAYRKPTELYQRIAEGVERRGLRLMPAFRDELRPHEIWAVVDYLWTFVYDLPADLR from the coding sequence ATGAACCGACCGGTCGCTGTGCGCGTCCTCCTCCTCGGTCTCGCCACGGTGCTGCTCGTGGGCTGCCAGCCGTTCGTGCGGATGGCAGGGCCCCGGGGACCCGCGTACGAACCCCTTCCCCGCTATGTGGTCCGGATGGGCTTCATGCCCCGCAAGCCCAACGCGGACGCGGGGAAGCGGGTCTACGATGCCCGATGCGCGGTCTGCCACGGGCCCCAGGGCCGGGGAGACGGGCCCATGGCGAGGACCCTCACCGCACCCGAGAAGAACCTCTACACCGACTTCCTGAGCTTTTTCCGGATCCGTCCCCGGGCAGAGCCTCTGCCCTCCCGGCCCGCCAATTTCCATAACCTCGACCAGATGCGGCTGAATACCCCCTTCTCCATGTTCGAGACCGTGGCCCGGGGCCGCCCGCACACCGCCATGCCTGGGTTCCAGCACCCCGCGTACGGGGCCGTGGACGGCGGGACCCCGAGGCTATCGGATCAGGAGATCTGGAACGTGGTGTTCTGGGGGTGGAGCCGGACCACCACCCGGCAGCAGCTGCAGCTGGGCCGGCGTATCTACCAACAGCGGTGCGCGGAGTGCCACGGGGTCCTGGGGGATGGGAAAGGCCCCCGGGCGGAGGAGTTCCGGGGACTGGTATGGACCTGGGCGCGGGGCGTAGGGCCCGGGATCTTCACGGATCGGGAGTGGATGGCCTACCGGAAACCCACGGAGCTCTACCAGCGCATCGCGGAGGGCGTGGAACGCCGGGGATTGCGCCTCATGCCCGCGTTCCGGGACGAGCTCCGCCCACATGAGATCTGGGCCGTGGTAGATTACCTGTGGACCTTCGTGTACGACCTGCCCGCGGATCTCCGGTGA
- a CDS encoding CcmD family protein, which produces MVYLFWAYWLVWVGLVMYLVWLHHRARRLEQEITRLEVELRKEKRIEPYRAAEDRP; this is translated from the coding sequence ATGGTCTACCTGTTCTGGGCGTACTGGCTTGTGTGGGTGGGCCTGGTGATGTACCTCGTGTGGCTGCACCACCGGGCGAGGCGCCTGGAGCAGGAGATTACCCGGCTGGAGGTGGAGCTACGGAAGGAGAAGCGGATCGAGCCGTATAGGGCAGCGGAGGATCGCCCATGA
- the ccmA gene encoding heme ABC exporter ATP-binding protein CcmA — MSPVLRAEGIRKVLGAHLVLRGVDLKVHPGEAVAIVGPNGSGKTTLLRILATLLRPDAGRLRLFDMDPRRAPQAVRARLGVVGHESFLYGGLTVEENLRLFATLSGAAPQRVEELLHTSGLWPRRRELVRHLSRGWQQRAGLVRALLPRPALLLLDEPFTGLDAEGTYWLHRVLLDHLAGGGAVVLTTHRPQETAGLCHRILRLQEGRLVPETESARPPATAPPPGHGRMPGFWTAYRALVAKDLRIELRAREILLSMATMALVAMVLFSVAVGLDPQVVASAGPGILWTTFTFTALLGMGRAYELEQEQRAGWAVLVSPVDRAAILSAKATSTLLWLLLVELLSLGGFAVLLNVDLGSRVGSLGVVLLLGSVGLGLPGTLLSAVAAHTRLRQMMLPLLLVPLAFPLLIGSVGATAKVLQGSPLGEAGPELRVMGAFAIILGAASLLLFEAVVEDGP; from the coding sequence GTGTCTCCCGTTCTCCGCGCGGAAGGGATCCGTAAAGTCCTGGGAGCGCACCTGGTGCTGCGGGGGGTGGACCTGAAGGTGCATCCCGGGGAGGCGGTGGCCATCGTAGGGCCCAACGGCTCGGGCAAGACCACGCTGCTGCGCATCCTCGCCACCCTCCTGCGGCCGGACGCGGGGCGCTTGCGGCTGTTCGACATGGACCCGCGGCGTGCGCCCCAGGCCGTTCGGGCCCGATTAGGGGTGGTCGGGCACGAGAGCTTCCTGTACGGGGGCCTCACCGTGGAGGAGAACCTGCGCCTGTTCGCCACCCTCTCCGGAGCGGCCCCCCAGCGGGTGGAGGAGCTCCTGCACACAAGCGGCCTCTGGCCGAGGCGACGGGAGCTCGTGCGGCACCTCTCCCGGGGCTGGCAGCAGCGTGCAGGCCTCGTCCGGGCCCTCCTGCCCCGCCCCGCGCTTCTCCTCCTGGACGAACCCTTCACGGGCCTGGACGCGGAGGGGACGTACTGGCTACACCGCGTGCTGCTCGACCACCTCGCTGGTGGGGGGGCCGTGGTCCTCACCACCCACCGTCCCCAGGAGACGGCGGGCCTCTGCCATCGGATCCTGCGCCTGCAGGAAGGGCGCCTGGTGCCGGAGACGGAATCCGCCCGTCCCCCGGCCACCGCACCTCCCCCGGGCCACGGCCGCATGCCCGGATTCTGGACCGCCTACCGGGCGCTGGTGGCGAAGGACCTCCGGATCGAGCTCCGGGCTCGGGAGATCCTCCTCTCCATGGCGACGATGGCCCTCGTGGCCATGGTGCTCTTCAGCGTGGCCGTGGGGCTGGATCCCCAGGTGGTGGCCTCCGCGGGGCCGGGGATCCTGTGGACCACCTTCACCTTCACCGCCCTCTTGGGGATGGGGCGGGCGTACGAGCTGGAGCAGGAGCAGCGGGCGGGGTGGGCGGTGCTGGTCAGCCCCGTGGATCGGGCCGCCATTCTCAGTGCCAAGGCTACCAGCACCCTCCTGTGGCTGCTCCTGGTGGAGCTCCTGAGCCTTGGCGGGTTTGCCGTGCTGCTGAACGTGGACCTGGGCTCCCGTGTGGGATCCCTGGGGGTGGTCCTCCTGCTGGGCAGTGTGGGTCTGGGACTCCCGGGAACCCTGCTCAGCGCGGTGGCCGCGCACACCCGGCTGCGACAGATGATGCTCCCACTCCTGCTCGTGCCCCTGGCCTTTCCCCTCCTCATCGGAAGCGTGGGGGCGACCGCAAAAGTCCTGCAGGGATCGCCCTTGGGTGAAGCCGGGCCCGAATTGCGGGTGATGGGCGCCTTTGCTATCATCCTGGGGGCCGCGAGCCTGCTGCTTTTCGAAGCCGTGGTGGAGGACGGGCCTTGA
- a CDS encoding cytochrome c maturation protein CcmE, with the protein MRRRALLLVGLILGCLGGLVYSGVRSAAVYYITVSELRARGKDAYGIPVRVAGNVVPGSIRREDSQVFFVLSEGNAQLPVTYRGAVTDLFRDGAPVVVEGTWSPEGVFRARVLLTKCPTKYEGGEDAP; encoded by the coding sequence ATGAGGAGGCGAGCTCTCCTGCTTGTGGGACTCATCCTCGGGTGCCTAGGGGGGCTCGTCTACAGCGGGGTGCGGAGTGCGGCGGTCTACTACATCACCGTCTCGGAGCTGCGGGCCCGCGGGAAGGACGCGTACGGGATCCCGGTGCGGGTGGCGGGGAACGTGGTCCCCGGGAGTATCCGTCGGGAGGATTCTCAGGTGTTTTTCGTGCTCTCGGAGGGCAACGCGCAGCTCCCCGTGACCTACCGCGGAGCGGTGACGGATCTGTTCAGGGACGGAGCGCCCGTGGTGGTGGAGGGGACGTGGAGCCCAGAGGGCGTATTCCGGGCACGGGTCCTGCTCACCAAGTGTCCCACGAAGTACGAGGGAGGGGAGGACGCGCCTTGA
- a CDS encoding cytochrome c biogenesis protein has translation MRRLEAGALVGAVSLAWYGSFLYAPTERIMGQVQRIFYVHLGLWGAAVLAFLVTFLSGIQYLRVRTAWWDELAGASAEVGVLFNGLVILTGAIWAKPTWGVWWTWEPQLTSTLLTQLVYFAYLVLRAVSEGDRVRRFAAVVGILAFLNLPLVFLSVRLLRGVHPVVLGADPAGRPTGLEPAMVHALGITFVALVLLYSALVRLRLRIGVLEGAVRTLRMELQE, from the coding sequence TTGAGGCGTCTGGAGGCGGGGGCGCTGGTGGGGGCGGTGTCCCTCGCGTGGTACGGAAGTTTTCTCTACGCTCCCACCGAACGGATCATGGGCCAGGTGCAGCGGATCTTCTACGTGCATCTCGGCCTGTGGGGGGCGGCCGTGCTGGCCTTCCTCGTGACCTTCCTGAGCGGGATCCAGTATCTTCGGGTGCGTACAGCCTGGTGGGATGAACTCGCGGGAGCATCCGCGGAGGTGGGGGTGCTGTTCAACGGGCTTGTGATCCTCACGGGGGCCATATGGGCGAAGCCCACCTGGGGTGTGTGGTGGACGTGGGAGCCCCAGCTCACCAGCACCCTCCTGACGCAGCTGGTGTATTTCGCTTATCTCGTGCTCCGCGCGGTCTCCGAAGGAGACCGGGTCCGCCGCTTCGCGGCGGTGGTGGGCATCCTGGCTTTTTTGAACCTGCCGCTTGTGTTCCTGAGCGTGCGCCTGCTGCGTGGCGTGCACCCCGTGGTGCTCGGAGCGGATCCCGCAGGCCGGCCCACGGGGCTAGAGCCCGCCATGGTCCACGCCCTGGGGATCACGTTCGTCGCCCTGGTTCTCCTGTACTCCGCCCTGGTGCGCCTGCGCCTTCGCATCGGAGTCCTGGAAGGAGCTGTCCGCACGCTGCGCATGGAGTTGCAGGAATAG
- a CDS encoding cytochrome b N-terminal domain-containing protein, with protein sequence MYRRAILKLQDWTLRLDRWIQRIYPQDFNPLYYTGGLANLFLTVLVISGILIFLYYEPSLEGAYASVQFLTDQVPYGVIFRGIHRYAADAFMVAILLHLFRNWFTERYRKARDSAWISGMFLLIVSGLAGFTGYLLVWDERSQLLASLTVQALRDVPLVGDHLVRLFLGGPGVSDTTLPRFLFLHVGPALTLYILLWWHYVRIRHPKVWPPALWVLFSVGLLFFLAAVLPATSGRPAAPGAQPEGFAVDWFYLWPYVLARWVAPGWAFLLVMALLVYGLWIPYSLPDDPHRVPRSPGVAVVVEDNCTGCELCYYDCPYNAIYMVPSPYPGKTRAAANRKLLAVVVDSRCVECGICIGACPFQALELPRVLERDIQERIRQAAGAPVPAG encoded by the coding sequence GTGTACCGGAGGGCGATCCTGAAGCTGCAGGACTGGACCCTGCGGCTGGACCGGTGGATCCAGCGGATCTACCCGCAGGACTTCAACCCCCTGTACTACACGGGAGGGCTCGCGAACCTTTTCCTGACCGTTCTCGTGATCTCCGGCATCCTGATCTTCCTGTACTACGAGCCGAGCCTGGAGGGTGCGTACGCCTCCGTGCAGTTCCTCACGGATCAGGTGCCGTACGGGGTGATCTTCCGGGGAATTCACCGGTACGCGGCGGATGCCTTCATGGTGGCCATCCTGCTGCACCTCTTCCGGAACTGGTTCACGGAGCGCTACCGCAAGGCCCGGGACTCCGCTTGGATCTCCGGGATGTTCCTCCTGATCGTCAGCGGGCTGGCGGGCTTTACGGGGTATCTGCTGGTGTGGGACGAGCGCAGCCAGCTCCTGGCGAGCCTGACCGTCCAGGCCCTTCGGGACGTCCCCCTGGTGGGGGACCACCTGGTGCGGTTGTTCCTGGGCGGTCCGGGGGTGAGCGATACCACCCTCCCCCGGTTCCTCTTCCTCCACGTGGGCCCCGCCCTGACCTTGTACATCCTCTTGTGGTGGCACTACGTCCGCATCCGTCACCCCAAGGTGTGGCCACCGGCCCTGTGGGTCCTCTTCAGCGTGGGGCTGCTGTTCTTCCTCGCCGCGGTTCTCCCAGCCACCAGCGGCCGGCCCGCGGCCCCAGGCGCGCAGCCGGAGGGGTTCGCGGTGGATTGGTTCTACCTCTGGCCCTACGTGCTGGCCCGCTGGGTGGCACCGGGGTGGGCATTTCTGCTGGTCATGGCGCTCCTCGTGTACGGCCTGTGGATCCCGTACTCCCTTCCCGATGACCCCCATCGGGTCCCCCGGTCCCCCGGGGTTGCGGTGGTGGTGGAGGACAACTGCACGGGGTGCGAGCTGTGCTACTACGATTGCCCGTACAACGCCATCTACATGGTGCCCAGTCCCTATCCCGGGAAGACCCGGGCCGCGGCAAACCGGAAACTGCTGGCGGTGGTGGTGGACTCCCGGTGCGTGGAGTGCGGGATCTGCATCGGGGCGTGCCCCTTCCAGGCCCTCGAGCTTCCGCGGGTGCTGGAACGGGATATCCAGGAGCGGATCCGACAGGCCGCGGGAGCCCCGGTCCCCGCAGGATGA
- a CDS encoding cytochrome b N-terminal domain-containing protein, with protein MWERLREWFSERKQKLDLFDETNVERYDNPLYLLGQIVYFSWIVVIASGVLLMIWYEPTTHGAYNSILRIQHEIPLGWLIRGMHKYGADMLIIAITLRIYRMYFLGEYKRPNELSWMILFGSLVLAMISGLTGYLLIWNQRAFWAAKVVLTVAVYLDQLPLIGQTRFGSAIAFAFLGGPAEGQGTLTRFYAIHFGISVLLLILVELYFLFTRRKRFNLSPTALVILLVMLVVTSWIFPAEMGRRADPNRTPLPILSDWYFLALYQYVKYTPPLWAGLGPGLLIAYGMLVPFLDRSKGRRPSERPFFTVVGIMALTYFLVFTALILFNIAVIGRDPHIVLVLTALTLTLGFVLEVRYRRKVRAAEAAMPRPAPRAAVAARPAPSSGA; from the coding sequence ATGTGGGAGCGCCTGCGGGAGTGGTTCAGCGAGCGCAAGCAGAAGCTGGATCTCTTCGACGAGACCAACGTGGAGCGCTACGACAATCCCCTCTACCTGCTGGGCCAGATCGTGTACTTCTCCTGGATCGTGGTGATCGCAAGCGGCGTCCTCCTCATGATCTGGTATGAGCCCACCACCCACGGCGCCTACAACTCCATTCTCCGCATCCAGCACGAGATCCCCTTGGGCTGGCTCATCCGCGGAATGCACAAGTACGGCGCGGACATGCTCATCATCGCCATCACCCTCCGCATCTACCGCATGTACTTCCTGGGGGAGTACAAGCGGCCCAATGAGCTCAGCTGGATGATCCTGTTCGGCTCCCTGGTACTGGCCATGATCTCCGGGCTCACGGGGTACCTGCTGATCTGGAACCAGCGGGCCTTCTGGGCCGCGAAGGTGGTCCTCACCGTAGCTGTCTACCTGGATCAGCTTCCCCTCATCGGGCAGACCCGGTTCGGCAGCGCCATCGCCTTCGCGTTCCTGGGCGGGCCCGCGGAGGGACAGGGGACCCTCACCCGTTTCTACGCCATCCACTTCGGGATCTCCGTGCTGCTGCTCATCCTGGTGGAGCTGTACTTCCTCTTCACTCGCCGCAAGCGCTTCAACCTCTCGCCCACCGCTTTGGTGATCCTGCTGGTGATGCTGGTGGTCACCAGCTGGATCTTTCCCGCGGAGATGGGGCGGCGGGCAGACCCCAACCGCACGCCGCTTCCCATCCTCTCGGACTGGTACTTCCTGGCCCTGTACCAGTACGTGAAGTACACCCCGCCTCTGTGGGCGGGGCTGGGCCCGGGGCTGCTCATCGCCTATGGGATGCTGGTGCCCTTCCTGGATCGCAGCAAGGGACGGCGCCCCAGCGAGCGGCCCTTCTTCACCGTGGTGGGGATCATGGCCCTCACCTACTTCCTGGTTTTCACCGCCCTCATCCTGTTCAACATCGCGGTGATCGGTCGGGATCCCCACATCGTGCTCGTCCTCACCGCCCTCACCCTCACGTTGGGGTTTGTGCTGGAGGTCCGGTACCGCCGGAAGGTGCGGGCCGCGGAGGCAGCCATGCCCAGGCCCGCGCCCAGGGCGGCGGTGGCGGCGCGGCCCGCACCGAGTTCGGGAGCGTAG